The following are from one region of the Pocillopora verrucosa isolate sample1 chromosome 3, ASM3666991v2, whole genome shotgun sequence genome:
- the LOC131782865 gene encoding uncharacterized protein, producing MWKAMVLCYFGVLIVIWHAQLTQAIAQCGPPTYSEYGHHLSGHVITTSKTSSITECVMFCLNESRCKSLNFRLKDKSCDLNAADKRTHPRDFGPKEGSVYMNKDDEFKSCSEILKKLPHAESDNYWITIGNRDVQVYCDMEKHGGGWTLAVSISSKNNDHLQSDANNCLNSVLCVPFMDKNQGRKLSDSDIHEVAKEEGTFRIDVLQSDGTFLHTVFYQIPSRQNKFNSTCQGNCPRIIISHSYPNGWESSSCTGTEKGYLSCRTTTGFLMDMITESAAAWLGLRPNTVTENVPCMVTQLRAIVEIP from the exons ATG tgGAAAGCCATGGTTCTGTGTTATTTTGGTGTGCTCATCGTCATATGGCATGCACAGCTGACCCAAGCCATTGCACAGTGCGGTCCCCCCACATATTCAGAGTATGGTCATCATCTTTCCGGTCACGTTATTACAACAAGTAAAACTTCCAGCATTACTGAGTGTGTGATGTTCTGCTTGAACGAGTCTCGCTGCAAGAGTTTGAACTTTCGTTTAAAAGATAAGTCATGTGACTTGAATGCTGCTGACAAACGTACTCACCCAAGGGATTTTGGTCCGAAGGAAGGATCAGTTTATATGAACAAG GATGATGAATTCAAATCTTGTTCAGAAATTCTAAAGAAATTGCCTCATGCGGAAAGCGACAACTACTGGATAACTATTGGAAATAGAGACGTACAAGTTTACTGTGATATGGAAAAACATG GCGGTGGATGGACCTTAGCCGTGAGTATCAGTTCCAAGAACAACGATCATCTTCAAAGCGATGCCAACAACTGTCTGAACTCCGTACTGTGCGTTCCTTTTATGGACAAGAACCAGGGTAGAAAATTGAGTGACAGCGATATACATGAAGTAGCAAAGGAAGAAg GAACTTTTAGGATCGATGTGTTACAAAGTGATGGCACTTTCTTGCATACAGTATTTTATCAG aTACCCAGCAggcaaaacaaattcaactCAACATGTCAGGGAAA TTGTCCACGTATTATCATATCCCACTCCTATCCAAATGGTTGGGAGAGTAGCAGCTGCACAGGGACTGAAAAGGGATATCTATCTTGCCGAACAACTACTGGG TTTTTGATGGACATGATAACAGAGAGTGCGGCGGCTTGGCTTGGTCTTCGTCCCAATACG GTGACGGAAAACGTGCCCTGTATGGTTACACAATTAAGGGCAATCGTGGAGATACCCTAA